From Bifidobacterium longum subsp. longum JCM 1217, one genomic window encodes:
- a CDS encoding alpha/beta fold hydrolase, with protein MQVTMIDENKYAETMTDVVLPALEQCCEEGWFDPSAAERSAGIEPLSGIMDTGGRSGQLHYLCYDSAKFDAIREQGATATFRGAIVISHGFTEFAEKYDELVWYFLLAGYSVCVLEHRGHGKSARDVDNRCMVWIDDWQRYVADLAGFAETIGQQYAAGMPLNLFCHSMGGGIGAAVLERYPTLFDKAVLSAPMIAPATGMPLGVARVLVGALCGLGFGKKRVFGQSGFTPEFSMEGNEGASEARERWYFKLRCENSEYQTYCAAFEWVRQALKLNRAILNPSACAEVETPVLLFQSGRDIWVLNKPQNHFVQLVKDGGGEANIVRFPESRHEIFSMPNSTYKPYLEKILGFYDDPMIACAAY; from the coding sequence ATGCAGGTGACGATGATCGACGAAAACAAGTACGCCGAAACGATGACCGACGTGGTGCTGCCCGCGCTCGAACAATGCTGCGAGGAGGGCTGGTTCGATCCGTCCGCCGCCGAACGTTCGGCCGGGATCGAGCCGCTGTCCGGCATTATGGACACCGGCGGCCGCTCGGGCCAGCTGCACTACCTGTGCTACGACTCCGCCAAATTCGACGCGATTCGCGAGCAAGGCGCCACCGCCACCTTCCGCGGGGCCATCGTCATCAGCCACGGCTTCACCGAGTTCGCCGAAAAGTACGACGAGCTCGTCTGGTACTTCCTGCTTGCCGGCTACTCGGTGTGTGTACTCGAGCATCGCGGCCACGGCAAGTCCGCGCGCGACGTGGACAACCGCTGCATGGTGTGGATTGATGACTGGCAGCGCTACGTGGCCGATCTGGCCGGCTTCGCCGAAACCATCGGCCAGCAGTACGCGGCCGGCATGCCGCTGAACCTGTTCTGCCATTCGATGGGCGGCGGCATCGGCGCGGCCGTGTTGGAGCGATACCCCACCCTGTTCGACAAAGCGGTGCTCTCTGCCCCGATGATCGCCCCCGCCACCGGCATGCCGCTGGGCGTGGCCCGTGTGCTGGTCGGCGCGCTGTGCGGACTCGGCTTCGGCAAGAAGCGCGTGTTCGGGCAGTCGGGCTTCACGCCGGAATTCTCGATGGAAGGCAACGAGGGCGCTTCCGAAGCGCGTGAACGCTGGTACTTCAAGCTGCGTTGCGAGAATAGCGAATACCAGACCTACTGCGCGGCGTTCGAATGGGTGCGCCAAGCGTTGAAGCTCAACCGGGCCATACTGAATCCGTCCGCCTGCGCCGAAGTGGAGACGCCGGTGCTGCTCTTCCAGTCCGGACGCGACATCTGGGTACTCAATAAGCCGCAGAATCACTTCGTCCAACTGGTCAAGGACGGCGGCGGCGAGGCGAACATCGTGCGCTTCCCCGAATCGCGCCACGAAATCTTCTCCATGCCCAACAGCACTTACAAGCCCTACCTCGAAAAGATCCTCGGCTTCTACGACGACCCCATGATTGCCTGCGCCGCGTACTGA
- a CDS encoding prolyl oligopeptidase family serine peptidase, which yields MSETNDVNDAIKHFPRLRARTLRFGCGAPRSAQTVGDGSRALFLRSDGPEDLVTAMWLSWFDESGEHHETKLADPRELLGATADSEDVPAEEKARRERAREGGTGIVGYSADDDGNRIVFTINGRLFLTDIDWNDETGAPEPHTRELAGEWLDEDPAMYTPVLNPRIAPDGEHVLYTTGSYLMLVDIGGELGDRITAVYGVSVEDEDGNPAENTWKIGLAEFVAGEEMDRYDGFWWAPDSQHVLFESFDTADEPTWYISDPADPEKPDAGRRYPRALTRNADVYLTVITLAFDENDRYAGITGNADVDWDREAYEYVAAVNWRRGHDPLVLVQNRRQTRDQVLEVAVAADGAALGATRVLEEHANEQWIDLVHGTPAYTPDGRLVCSLNDMATDTNRLTMDGRPFTPAGWNVRTVLAVTDEDVLAVVQRAPEIAPEVPDAWADAAATESVFGDHDARSFDVVSIDYNGTITPVTTDPGQWTASRGERGIVVSGRDMRSARAQMRHILGEQSATIASTAAKPGFTPNVTFTRLGEHQLYTAIIAPSPESPYAHAEKLPVLMKPYGGPGFQQVIASQSFYWEGQWWADQGFLVVTADGRGTTGRGPAWDREIFEDMKDVTLADQVEAVNALPEAVARLNADVESRAAQPAAGDQADAENHPPALRATSRQREAIPMPDLDKVCMIGWSYGGFLSALAVLDAPNVFKAACAGAPPTDWTLYDTHYTERYLGLDPDVYYRNGIVQDAPKLERPLMLIHGFADDNVTIAHSLRLSQALMAAGRPHTFLPLTGITHMTNDETVAENLLTLQRDFLRDALA from the coding sequence ATGAGCGAAACCAATGATGTCAATGACGCAATCAAGCATTTCCCACGCCTCCGGGCGCGCACGCTGCGCTTCGGCTGCGGCGCACCGCGCTCCGCACAGACCGTGGGCGACGGCTCGCGGGCCCTGTTCCTGCGCTCCGACGGCCCCGAGGATCTGGTGACCGCAATGTGGCTGAGCTGGTTCGACGAGTCCGGCGAACACCATGAGACCAAGCTGGCCGACCCGCGCGAACTGCTGGGCGCAACCGCCGACAGCGAGGACGTGCCGGCCGAGGAGAAGGCCCGCCGCGAGCGTGCGCGCGAAGGCGGCACCGGCATCGTCGGATACTCCGCAGATGACGACGGCAATCGCATCGTGTTCACCATCAACGGCCGCCTGTTCCTGACCGACATCGATTGGAATGACGAGACCGGCGCACCCGAGCCGCACACCCGTGAACTGGCCGGCGAATGGCTCGATGAGGACCCGGCGATGTACACGCCGGTGCTGAACCCGCGCATCGCCCCGGATGGCGAACATGTGCTGTACACCACGGGCAGCTACCTGATGCTGGTCGATATCGGCGGCGAGCTAGGTGACCGCATCACCGCGGTCTACGGCGTGAGCGTGGAGGATGAGGACGGCAATCCGGCCGAAAACACGTGGAAAATCGGTCTGGCCGAGTTCGTGGCCGGCGAAGAAATGGACCGGTACGACGGTTTCTGGTGGGCCCCGGATTCGCAGCATGTGCTGTTCGAGTCTTTCGACACCGCCGACGAGCCGACCTGGTACATCAGCGATCCGGCCGACCCCGAGAAGCCGGACGCCGGCCGCCGCTACCCGCGCGCGCTGACCCGCAACGCCGACGTGTACCTGACCGTGATCACGCTGGCGTTCGATGAGAACGACCGGTACGCGGGCATCACCGGCAACGCCGATGTGGATTGGGATCGCGAGGCGTACGAGTATGTGGCCGCCGTGAACTGGCGTCGCGGCCACGATCCGCTGGTGCTGGTGCAGAACCGCCGTCAGACCCGCGATCAGGTGCTTGAGGTGGCAGTCGCGGCGGATGGGGCCGCGCTGGGTGCCACGCGTGTGCTTGAGGAGCACGCGAACGAGCAGTGGATCGACCTGGTTCACGGCACGCCCGCCTACACGCCGGATGGTCGTCTGGTGTGCTCGCTCAACGATATGGCCACGGACACCAACCGTCTGACAATGGACGGCCGCCCGTTCACGCCGGCTGGCTGGAACGTGCGCACGGTGCTCGCCGTGACCGACGAGGATGTGCTGGCCGTGGTGCAGCGCGCGCCCGAAATCGCGCCTGAGGTGCCGGACGCTTGGGCCGATGCGGCCGCCACCGAGTCCGTATTCGGCGACCACGACGCCCGCAGTTTCGACGTGGTGAGTATCGATTACAACGGCACGATCACGCCGGTCACGACCGATCCCGGCCAGTGGACCGCCTCGCGCGGCGAGCGCGGCATCGTGGTCTCCGGCCGCGATATGCGTTCCGCCCGCGCCCAGATGCGGCATATTCTGGGAGAACAGAGCGCCACTATCGCGTCCACGGCGGCCAAACCCGGCTTTACACCGAACGTCACGTTTACGCGACTGGGCGAGCACCAGCTGTACACGGCGATCATCGCGCCGAGCCCGGAAAGCCCGTACGCGCACGCCGAGAAGCTGCCGGTGCTGATGAAGCCGTACGGCGGGCCCGGCTTCCAGCAGGTCATCGCCTCGCAGTCCTTCTACTGGGAGGGCCAGTGGTGGGCCGACCAAGGCTTCCTGGTGGTCACGGCAGACGGCCGTGGCACCACCGGCCGCGGCCCGGCATGGGACCGCGAGATCTTCGAGGATATGAAGGACGTAACGCTGGCCGATCAGGTCGAGGCCGTCAACGCCCTGCCCGAGGCCGTCGCCCGGCTCAACGCCGATGTGGAATCACGTGCGGCACAGCCGGCTGCGGGCGATCAGGCAGACGCCGAGAACCACCCACCGGCGCTTCGCGCCACCTCCCGCCAGCGGGAGGCGATTCCCATGCCGGACCTCGACAAGGTGTGCATGATCGGCTGGTCGTACGGCGGCTTCCTGTCCGCACTGGCCGTGCTGGACGCGCCGAACGTGTTCAAGGCCGCATGCGCCGGCGCCCCGCCCACCGATTGGACGCTGTACGACACGCACTACACCGAGCGCTATCTGGGCCTCGACCCGGATGTCTACTACCGCAACGGCATCGTGCAGGACGCACCGAAACTCGAGCGCCCGCTTATGCTGATCCACGGTTTCGCCGACGACAACGTCACCATCGCCCACAGCCTGCGCCTCTCGCAAGCCCTGATGGCGGCGGGTCGCCCGCACACCTTCCTGCCGTTGACGGGCATCACCCATATGACCAATGACGAGACCGTGGCCGAAAACCTGCTCACTCTCCAGCGCGATTTCCTGCGCGACGCGCTGGCCTGA
- a CDS encoding vWA domain-containing protein yields MLALTGCTAFNNSDDGTADGNGTSATTQTFQPSGGKPTATLSIASGSENKEVAVAIQKAADQSNVAVTMHYMGSLEIMNALKAGGQDHDAVWPASSMWISMGDTKHIVKDAASTSTTPIVFGIAKSKAVKLGWADDTGAAKPVSTADILAAVSDGKLTFSMTSATVIDSALNVYQTALRKPSWTIWVVDYSGSMSGEGKNGVVKGLNAALDPDQAKKSYIEPASGDVNILIPFETEAHRPVKATGTSTSDLLHEADATDASGGTDIYEGLLSALDELPSESEASQYTTAIVLMTDGRSNSDHQDEFESAYKSRGRDLPIFSIMFGDADPSQLKSLATLSNAKVFDGRSGDLAAVFRQVKGFN; encoded by the coding sequence GTGCTCGCGTTGACCGGTTGCACGGCGTTCAATAATTCCGATGACGGCACAGCGGACGGCAACGGCACGTCCGCCACCACGCAGACCTTCCAGCCGTCCGGCGGCAAACCGACTGCCACCCTGAGCATTGCCTCCGGCTCCGAAAACAAGGAAGTCGCCGTCGCCATCCAGAAAGCGGCCGACCAATCCAACGTAGCCGTGACGATGCACTACATGGGTTCGCTGGAGATTATGAACGCGCTCAAGGCCGGCGGCCAGGATCACGACGCCGTCTGGCCTGCCTCCTCGATGTGGATTTCGATGGGAGACACCAAGCACATCGTCAAAGACGCGGCCAGCACCTCCACCACGCCGATCGTGTTCGGCATCGCCAAATCCAAGGCCGTCAAACTCGGCTGGGCTGACGACACCGGTGCCGCCAAGCCCGTCTCCACCGCGGACATCCTCGCCGCGGTCAGCGACGGCAAACTCACGTTCTCCATGACCTCCGCCACGGTGATCGACAGCGCGCTCAACGTCTACCAGACCGCGCTCAGGAAGCCCAGCTGGACCATTTGGGTGGTCGATTACTCCGGTTCGATGTCTGGAGAGGGCAAGAACGGCGTGGTCAAAGGCCTGAACGCGGCGCTCGACCCGGACCAGGCCAAGAAGTCGTACATCGAGCCCGCCAGCGGCGACGTGAACATTCTCATCCCGTTTGAAACCGAGGCCCACCGCCCGGTCAAGGCCACTGGCACAAGCACCAGCGACCTGCTGCATGAGGCCGATGCCACCGATGCCAGCGGCGGCACCGATATCTATGAAGGCCTGCTGAGCGCGCTCGACGAGCTGCCCAGCGAGTCGGAAGCCTCGCAATACACCACCGCCATCGTGCTCATGACCGACGGCCGCTCCAACTCCGATCATCAGGATGAATTCGAAAGCGCCTATAAGTCGCGCGGCCGTGATCTGCCGATCTTCTCCATCATGTTCGGCGATGCCGATCCCAGCCAGCTGAAGTCTCTCGCCACCCTGAGCAACGCCAAGGTATTCGACGGCCGCTCCGGCGACCTCGCCGCCGTCTTCCGCCAAGTCAAGGGCTTCAACTGA
- a CDS encoding FhaA domain-containing protein translates to MSVLDRFEKSVEGAVNGVFAKFGSKDLQPVDLSSALEREIDAEAMPVGRDRTVAPNEYRFKLSTPDFDRIEAWGSETLANELADNLTEYAKSQHYAFVGPVIVIFEEDLDLSKGNFNLTSESVQGNAVPVTTDAQTEDSPVLEVNGNQYLLTKDKTVIGRGSGCDIVIDDPGISRKHLEIDITDNGVIARDLGSTNGTYVEGHQVPAATLLDGNTITIGRTRILYWASAQAQE, encoded by the coding sequence ATGAGCGTTCTCGACCGTTTTGAAAAAAGCGTGGAGGGTGCAGTCAACGGAGTATTCGCCAAGTTTGGCTCCAAAGACCTGCAGCCTGTCGATCTTTCCAGCGCCTTGGAGCGCGAGATTGACGCCGAGGCCATGCCCGTGGGCCGTGACCGCACGGTGGCCCCGAATGAATACCGTTTCAAGCTCAGTACTCCTGACTTCGACCGTATCGAGGCATGGGGTAGCGAGACCCTGGCCAACGAACTGGCCGATAACCTCACCGAGTACGCGAAGAGCCAGCATTACGCCTTCGTGGGACCGGTGATCGTGATCTTCGAGGAAGACCTTGACCTGTCCAAGGGCAACTTCAACCTCACCTCCGAATCCGTGCAGGGCAATGCCGTGCCGGTCACCACCGATGCGCAGACCGAGGATAGCCCGGTGCTCGAGGTGAACGGCAACCAGTACCTGCTCACCAAAGACAAGACGGTAATCGGCCGCGGTTCCGGTTGCGATATCGTCATCGACGATCCGGGCATCTCCCGCAAGCACCTGGAAATCGACATCACGGATAACGGCGTGATCGCCCGCGACCTGGGTTCGACCAACGGCACGTACGTGGAGGGCCACCAAGTGCCCGCCGCCACGCTGCTCGACGGCAACACCATCACCATCGGCCGTACCCGCATCCTGTACTGGGCCTCCGCCCAAGCCCAGGAGTAG